AGGATCCGCTATCGAAAGTCTTGAAAGCAGTCTTCAGACTATCAACCAGATCTGCCACGATCTGGTCATTCTCGAGAATGGGGAACTCCTTTCGGAGCTTGTTGGAGACTGCACCCTGATTGTCCCTGATCGAGCGGATGATCCGATCGATATCGGCATCAGGACCGTCGATGATGTCCTTCACCATCCGCCGAGCGGTTGTCCACTCCTGCAGAATCCCCGCCTCTGTCCTCATCTCCTGCCGGATGGTTTTGTCGATGATGTCGGCCATATATTCGACCTGCACAGTTAGGTCGGGGTAACGCCATGCCGGTAGTGCAGCGTCATATCCGGCAAACTCAAAGTTCGATTGAATGCCATCCGGATACAACGTGCGGGAGGGCGCAAATTCGCAAAGGTTGCCGTACCTGCGCATTAATGGTTTCGAGAAGCATTCAAGGATATGGTCGTAGCGTGCGATGTTCTGCGGTTTCTCCGTGATGACAGCCGAGATCGGCAGGATGAAGGGTCGCGGCACGGCACCATCTCGTCGCAGGACGTCGTTAATGATGAACCGGTGGATACGGCCATTTCCGTCGGCCAGCGGGTGGATGAAAACGAATGCGAACGCGGCCGCGCCGGCCCGAATTACCGAGGATTGCCCGGCGGTGCGCTCCAGAAAGACCTCAAGTCCGTGCAGCAGGTCCCGCAGCCTATCCCAATGCGGAGCGACATAGTGGACGATCTGTTCAAACCGATGCGTTTCGCCAACGAACACCGGCGAGGCCCGCAGCCCGAAACGGGAAATAGTGCTGCGCTCGCTAACGATTTCTCGCTGCAGCTCGGCTAGCGTATCCGGGGACAGTAGCGCGGGGTATTCACCGATCCGCCGTTCCATGACTGCCGCAAATCGGCGAATTCGGTCCAGTTGGTCCTGCTCGTGCTCGATCGCAAACGACGACTTGGATTCCTTGATCGTCAGCCAGACGGCGCTGCGCATCAGGACATTGTCCCCGAACTCGGCATTCAGCTCGTCGAGCCGGGCGGCGCAGTCGTAGTCCTGTGCCGCCTTGACTTCGGGTGTCCGTCGAATCAGGGGGCAGAAATCTCGATTGCCGGGAAGGTTGTCGCGCACGCGCCAACGTTGATTTCGAGTGGGTATCGTCGCGGCAAAGTAAGCCTCAGAGTCAATCGCGTCGACGTAGTTGCCCCCGGTCACGGCCCCGACGCCGGCGATCTGGCGGCCGGTTAGCCATTCATACAGAAATCCAACTCGTCTGGCATACTGGCCGGTGCGCTCGCTGTTCAGCCAGGCAGCCAACTCTCCCTGGGGAAGTACATCAAAGAGCCGTGCCAGGAAC
The Cupriavidus taiwanensis genome window above contains:
- a CDS encoding Fic family protein — encoded protein: MSTEWIGYKWLAEHYQITPVQEFQITSEIGAARRSVVTEGKTLEIYPAGSRQEPTLQAHLTYAIRQEGVHLEFLARLFDVLPQGELAAWLNSERTGQYARRVGFLYEWLTGRQIAGVGAVTGGNYVDAIDSEAYFAATIPTRNQRWRVRDNLPGNRDFCPLIRRTPEVKAAQDYDCAARLDELNAEFGDNVLMRSAVWLTIKESKSSFAIEHEQDQLDRIRRFAAVMERRIGEYPALLSPDTLAELQREIVSERSTISRFGLRASPVFVGETHRFEQIVHYVAPHWDRLRDLLHGLEVFLERTAGQSSVIRAGAAAFAFVFIHPLADGNGRIHRFIINDVLRRDGAVPRPFILPISAVITEKPQNIARYDHILECFSKPLMRRYGNLCEFAPSRTLYPDGIQSNFEFAGYDAALPAWRYPDLTVQVEYMADIIDKTIRQEMRTEAGILQEWTTARRMVKDIIDGPDADIDRIIRSIRDNQGAVSNKLRKEFPILENDQIVADLVDSLKTAFKTFDSGSSR